From a single Elgaria multicarinata webbii isolate HBS135686 ecotype San Diego chromosome 18, rElgMul1.1.pri, whole genome shotgun sequence genomic region:
- the LOC134410669 gene encoding selenoprotein M-like yields LVLKHLAGADPELVLLNFKYEELQRIPLAEMSREEINRLVKELGFYRKETRDSPVPEEFQLAPAKPLPASEESQREQAAERKGAKGSEL; encoded by the exons cttgtcctgaaacacctggctggagcggatcccgaactggtgctgctcaactttaagtatgaagagttgcag agaaTTCCATTGGCTGAAATGTCCCGGGAAGAGATCAACCGGCTGGTGAAAGAGTTGGGGTTCTACCGGAAGGAGACGCGCGACTCACCTGTTCCGGAAGAGTTCCAGCTTGCCCCCGcgaagcctctgcctgcctcagaagaatcccagagagaacaggcggcagagaggaaaggggcgaagggcagcgaactgtaa